One genomic window of Verrucomicrobiia bacterium includes the following:
- a CDS encoding TonB-dependent receptor, which yields MNQSIVPMMFRRAFTRLRAFPGFRSVCILLMGATSGTAPAVESQDLSDLPLEVLMEIEVPTVFGASKFEQKVTAAPSSISVITADEIRRYGHRTLGDVLESVQGFHVSYDRNYAIVGVRGVSLGDFNSRILLLINGHRVNNNLTDGAFIDTAFILDVDLIERVEIIRGPGSVLYGNNAFFGVVNVITRQPAQLNGTEVSADYGGFETWKARVSFGKEFSNGFRMLLSGTFYESSGDDRLFYPQFNTPGQNRGIAEDLDSDQFGSLFGSIAFGDFTLEGSYIRREKENPTAQFLSAFNQAGLRTVDERAYTALRYSHQFDDGLALTARLYYDRNDFSIGYPLVAATSTNVTRERQAGEWWGTEIQVSKKLWDRHMVSLGAEYRDDFRQEKAVLVPGGTQISLDRRSYGFYAQTDFEIQKNLHLSGGVRYDKYGDTDGAVNPRLAAIYNAWEGSSFKAVYGTAFRAPNFRELSDPNFRDLQPETISAYELIFEQEITRTLRSSISGFWNEMDDLISFQAGEFRNFDARAQGVELAMDGAWTNGIRTRLSYTLQNAEDRANGSHLPDSPNHLVKCALSIPLVREKLFAALEFHYQSARHSIFTGTAPGESTVGRDAAGYGIVNFTLFSQNLIENLEASASIYNLLDRKYNDPASRFHRQDLIEQDGRSFRLKLTYRF from the coding sequence ATGAACCAATCCATCGTGCCAATGATGTTCAGGCGGGCGTTCACCCGCTTGCGCGCATTCCCTGGATTCCGCTCCGTTTGCATTCTTCTGATGGGAGCGACCAGCGGGACGGCTCCGGCTGTGGAAAGCCAGGACCTGAGTGATTTGCCCTTGGAAGTGTTGATGGAGATTGAGGTGCCAACGGTGTTCGGTGCTTCCAAGTTTGAACAGAAAGTCACGGCCGCGCCCTCGTCCATTTCCGTGATTACCGCCGACGAGATTCGGCGCTACGGTCATCGCACCCTCGGAGATGTGCTCGAAAGCGTCCAGGGATTTCATGTTTCGTATGATCGAAACTATGCAATCGTCGGAGTCCGCGGCGTCAGCCTCGGCGACTTCAACAGCCGCATCCTCCTGCTGATCAACGGCCATCGGGTGAACAACAACCTGACGGATGGCGCGTTCATCGACACTGCGTTTATCCTCGACGTTGACCTGATCGAGCGGGTGGAAATCATTCGGGGACCGGGTTCCGTTCTGTACGGCAACAACGCATTTTTCGGCGTGGTGAATGTCATCACCCGGCAACCTGCCCAGCTGAACGGAACCGAGGTCTCCGCCGATTACGGCGGTTTCGAAACGTGGAAGGCGCGTGTGAGCTTTGGGAAGGAATTCTCGAACGGATTCCGGATGCTCCTCTCTGGAACATTTTACGAAAGCAGCGGAGACGATCGGCTTTTTTATCCGCAATTCAACACACCCGGCCAGAACCGCGGCATTGCTGAAGACCTCGACAGCGATCAATTCGGAAGCTTATTTGGATCCATTGCTTTCGGGGACTTCACCTTGGAAGGGAGCTATATCCGACGGGAGAAGGAGAATCCCACGGCACAGTTCCTCTCGGCGTTTAACCAGGCAGGGCTGCGAACGGTCGACGAACGCGCCTACACGGCCCTGCGTTATAGCCATCAGTTCGATGACGGCCTGGCGCTGACCGCGCGGCTGTATTACGACCGAAATGATTTTTCAATTGGGTACCCTCTCGTAGCCGCCACGTCCACAAACGTGACCCGTGAACGGCAGGCAGGCGAGTGGTGGGGGACTGAGATCCAGGTAAGCAAGAAGTTGTGGGATCGCCACATGGTCAGCCTCGGCGCTGAGTACCGGGATGATTTCAGGCAGGAAAAGGCGGTGCTGGTTCCGGGCGGCACGCAGATTTCGCTCGACCGCCGCAGCTACGGATTTTACGCGCAGACCGATTTTGAAATACAGAAGAACCTGCATCTGAGCGGCGGGGTGCGCTACGACAAGTACGGTGACACGGACGGGGCGGTAAACCCGCGGCTGGCGGCTATTTACAACGCATGGGAAGGTTCCTCCTTCAAGGCGGTATACGGCACGGCATTTCGCGCGCCGAACTTTCGCGAGCTGAGCGATCCCAATTTCCGTGACCTCCAGCCAGAAACAATCAGCGCATATGAGCTCATCTTTGAACAGGAAATCACCCGAACCCTGCGTTCTTCGATTTCCGGGTTCTGGAACGAAATGGATGACCTGATTTCGTTTCAGGCCGGGGAGTTTCGCAATTTCGACGCGCGCGCGCAGGGAGTTGAACTCGCAATGGATGGCGCCTGGACCAACGGAATCCGCACGCGGTTGAGCTACACATTGCAGAATGCCGAGGATCGGGCAAATGGCAGCCACCTGCCGGATTCACCGAATCACTTGGTCAAATGCGCCCTGAGCATTCCCCTCGTGCGGGAGAAGCTCTTTGCTGCCTTGGAATTTCACTATCAATCGGCACGCCACTCCATCTTCACCGGGACAGCCCCGGGTGAATCAACCGTTGGCCGGGACGCTGCCGGTTATGGAATCGTTAACTTCACGTTGTTCAGTCAAAACCTGATCGAGAACCTCGAAGCATCAGCCAGCATTTATAACCTCTTGGACCGGAAGTACAACGACCCGGCCAGCCGGTTTCATCGGCAGGATTTGATCGAACAGGATGGCAGGAGTTTCA
- a CDS encoding Dabb family protein, with amino-acid sequence MFSHVVIFWTDPEQASAADEVIAGAEKYLRPVPGALHFHVGKMAGSHRPVVDQTYQVGLNIVFPDKKTQDDYQVHPLHIEFVEKVVKRVVKRVVVYDFA; translated from the coding sequence ATGTTTTCACACGTTGTCATCTTTTGGACGGATCCTGAGCAGGCCTCGGCAGCGGATGAAGTGATTGCGGGCGCAGAAAAGTATTTGCGGCCTGTGCCGGGCGCGCTCCATTTTCATGTCGGCAAAATGGCAGGAAGCCATCGACCGGTCGTCGACCAAACGTATCAGGTCGGTTTGAACATCGTTTTTCCCGATAAAAAAACGCAGGACGACTACCAGGTGCATCCGCTGCACATCGAGTTTGTCGAAAAAGTGGTAAAGCGCGTGGTCAAACGCGTGGTGGTTTACGACTTCGCCTAA
- the fabD gene encoding ACP S-malonyltransferase — translation MSKTALLFAGQGAQTVGMGKDFFAQSAAGQWWFERANTAVGFDLASVCFEGPEAELTKTENAQPGIFLVSWVAFQLLKERVPGLRFQATAGLSLGEFTALTAAESMTFEDALRIVRQRGRFMQEACEATRGGMAAIIGLDETPTREVCRDAGVELANLNCPGQLVISGEADRIQNACELAKAKGARRALPLAVAGAYHSPLMASAQPKLRAELASARISPPLVPVISNVTAQPHSEPISISSRLVEQVTASVRWEESMRYLLGQGFTRFIELGPGTALSGFMKRIDKSAQMLNVADVASLDATAAALGT, via the coding sequence ATGAGCAAGACAGCTTTATTGTTCGCCGGCCAGGGGGCGCAGACCGTTGGCATGGGAAAGGACTTCTTCGCGCAATCAGCCGCGGGACAATGGTGGTTTGAGCGAGCCAACACCGCGGTCGGATTTGACCTGGCTTCCGTCTGCTTCGAAGGGCCGGAGGCGGAACTCACGAAAACGGAGAATGCGCAGCCTGGAATTTTCCTGGTGAGCTGGGTTGCGTTTCAGCTGCTGAAGGAGCGGGTGCCAGGGCTTCGCTTCCAAGCTACAGCAGGCTTGTCATTGGGCGAGTTCACAGCCCTGACAGCAGCGGAATCGATGACCTTTGAAGATGCGCTTCGGATCGTGAGGCAACGCGGACGTTTTATGCAGGAGGCCTGCGAGGCCACGCGCGGCGGAATGGCCGCAATTATCGGGCTGGATGAAACCCCGACGCGCGAAGTTTGCAGGGACGCCGGGGTCGAACTTGCCAACTTGAACTGCCCCGGCCAACTAGTGATTTCAGGTGAGGCCGATCGCATTCAGAATGCATGCGAACTGGCAAAGGCAAAAGGCGCACGACGCGCCCTCCCTCTGGCGGTCGCAGGCGCGTATCACTCGCCCTTGATGGCCAGTGCCCAGCCAAAGCTGCGGGCGGAACTCGCGTCCGCGCGGATATCCCCGCCATTGGTGCCCGTCATTTCAAATGTGACAGCCCAGCCGCATTCGGAGCCCATTTCCATCAGCAGTCGGCTGGTCGAACAGGTCACCGCCTCTGTGCGATGGGAAGAATCCATGCGATACCTGCTGGGCCAGGGATTCACACGTTTCATCGAACTCGGCCCTGGCACCGCGCTCAGCGGGTTTATGAAACGCATCGACAAATCCGCGCAAATGCTGAACGTGGCGGATGTTGCGAGTCTCGACGCAACGGCGGCGGCTTTGGGAACTTGA
- the fabG gene encoding 3-oxoacyl-[acyl-carrier-protein] reductase, whose protein sequence is MSQLANQIAVVTGAGRGIGRAVALKFAAEGADVVCVSRTQENSDKVAAEIRALGRSSWAHSVDVSDGAAVASAAEKILAECGKVDILVNNAGVTRDGLLMRMSEADWDTVLNTNLKGAFLFTKAFARQFAKQRSGRIINVASVIGLIGNAGQANYAASKAGLIGFTQSVARELAGRSVTCNALAPGFIETDMTSALNAELKAELLKRIPLGSFGRADDIASAALYLASPGARYVTGQVLTVDGGMVM, encoded by the coding sequence ATGAGTCAACTTGCCAATCAGATCGCGGTGGTGACGGGTGCGGGCCGTGGGATCGGCCGCGCGGTCGCACTTAAGTTCGCCGCCGAAGGGGCGGATGTCGTTTGCGTCTCGCGAACGCAGGAGAACTCAGACAAGGTTGCGGCCGAAATCCGGGCTCTGGGCCGGTCGTCGTGGGCTCATTCCGTCGATGTTTCAGACGGGGCGGCGGTCGCCAGTGCTGCCGAAAAGATCCTGGCCGAATGCGGGAAGGTCGACATCCTTGTGAACAACGCCGGGGTCACGCGCGATGGGTTGCTGATGCGGATGAGTGAGGCGGATTGGGATACGGTTTTGAACACGAACCTCAAGGGCGCCTTCCTGTTCACAAAAGCCTTTGCACGCCAATTTGCCAAACAGCGTTCTGGCCGTATTATCAATGTCGCTTCGGTGATCGGTTTGATCGGGAATGCGGGACAGGCCAACTACGCTGCGAGCAAGGCCGGTTTGATCGGCTTCACGCAATCGGTCGCGCGCGAACTTGCCGGCCGTTCCGTGACTTGCAATGCACTCGCACCCGGATTCATTGAGACGGACATGACTTCAGCTCTGAATGCCGAACTGAAAGCGGAACTGCTGAAGCGGATCCCGCTCGGGAGCTTTGGCCGGGCGGATGACATTGCAAGCGCCGCGTTGTATCTGGCGAGTCCCGGGGCTCGTTACGTCACCGGGCAAGTGCTCACCGTTGATGGTGGAATGGTAATGTAA
- the acpP gene encoding acyl carrier protein, translating to MAEKTIEQRVKDIIVEQLGVNADQVTPEAKFIEDLGADSLDTVELVMALEEEFGSEIPDEQAEKLQSVGDVIKYVEETQQK from the coding sequence ATGGCTGAAAAAACTATTGAACAGCGAGTAAAGGATATCATTGTCGAGCAGTTGGGGGTGAATGCAGACCAGGTCACGCCCGAAGCGAAGTTCATTGAGGACCTCGGCGCTGACTCGCTCGATACCGTCGAATTGGTCATGGCTCTCGAAGAAGAGTTTGGCAGCGAGATCCCTGATGAACAGGCCGAGAAACTGCAGAGCGTCGGGGACGTGATCAAGTACGTCGAAGAGACCCAGCAAAAGTAA
- the fabF gene encoding beta-ketoacyl-ACP synthase II, with the protein MATNWIDRRVVVTGIGLVTPLGNEVEGFWNNLTSGQCGIDKITAFDAAPFATQIAGQVKEFDPIPAFPSPKEARRTDRYSQFGIFAGWKALKDSGLDLSKTNPDEIGVFIGSGIGGLETTGDQMKVLLERGPGRLSPFMIPMLISNMASGLVSMYYNLRGPNFATCSACATANHALGEAWRTIKMGDAKAILAGGAEAAIVPIGIGGFCAMKAMSTRNNDPKRASRPFDKDRDGFVMGEGAGVVMLEELEHAKARGARIYAELAGYGNTADAHHLTAPSPGGEGAGRCMKMALRSAGLNTTDVSYINAHGTSTPQGDIAETQAIKTVFGEHARKLVVSSTKGATGHMLGAAGAVEMIACVKAIQTNIVPPTINLQNPDPECDLDYVPNTARQMPVNAIVNNSFGFGGHNASIIAKKFVG; encoded by the coding sequence ATGGCCACGAATTGGATCGATCGCCGGGTTGTTGTGACCGGGATTGGACTTGTTACTCCGCTCGGAAACGAGGTTGAAGGGTTTTGGAACAATCTCACCAGTGGCCAGTGCGGAATCGATAAGATCACTGCTTTTGATGCCGCTCCGTTTGCAACCCAGATCGCCGGGCAGGTCAAAGAGTTCGATCCTATTCCGGCGTTTCCATCTCCCAAGGAAGCACGCCGCACGGACCGTTACTCGCAGTTTGGAATTTTCGCAGGCTGGAAGGCCCTGAAGGATTCAGGTCTCGATCTCAGCAAGACAAACCCCGATGAAATCGGCGTCTTCATTGGCTCGGGAATTGGCGGCCTGGAAACCACGGGCGACCAGATGAAGGTGTTGTTGGAGCGGGGTCCGGGACGGCTTTCGCCCTTCATGATTCCGATGCTGATCTCGAACATGGCATCCGGGCTGGTCTCGATGTATTACAATTTGCGGGGTCCAAACTTCGCGACCTGTTCCGCATGCGCCACCGCCAACCACGCGCTGGGCGAAGCCTGGCGAACCATCAAAATGGGCGATGCCAAGGCCATTCTGGCTGGGGGTGCGGAAGCGGCGATCGTGCCCATCGGCATCGGCGGTTTTTGCGCCATGAAAGCGATGAGCACGCGCAACAACGACCCCAAACGCGCATCGCGGCCTTTCGACAAGGATCGCGACGGCTTTGTGATGGGAGAAGGCGCGGGTGTTGTGATGCTCGAGGAGCTGGAGCACGCCAAAGCGCGCGGCGCCCGGATCTACGCCGAACTCGCCGGCTACGGCAACACCGCCGATGCGCATCACCTTACGGCGCCCTCCCCGGGCGGCGAAGGCGCGGGTCGCTGCATGAAGATGGCCTTGCGCAGCGCCGGGCTGAACACGACCGACGTGTCCTATATCAATGCGCATGGCACATCGACTCCGCAGGGGGACATTGCAGAAACCCAGGCGATCAAGACCGTGTTCGGAGAACACGCCCGCAAACTCGTGGTGAGTTCAACGAAAGGAGCCACGGGCCATATGCTGGGCGCGGCGGGCGCGGTCGAGATGATCGCATGCGTAAAGGCGATCCAAACCAACATCGTTCCACCAACGATCAATCTGCAAAATCCCGATCCGGAGTGCGATTTGGATTACGTGCCGAACACCGCGCGCCAGATGCCGGTGAACGCCATCGTCAACAACTCCTTCGGTTTCGGCGGGCACAACGCCAGCATCATCGCGAAGAAATTCGTCGGTTGA
- a CDS encoding efflux RND transporter permease subunit, with protein MKSITDIFIRRPVLALVVNLIILLAGFTAIKTLNVRQYPKSENATVTVTTVYVGASAELVRGFITQPLERAIAAADGIEYLQSSSALGLSTITARLRLNYDANKALSEINSKVNQVRNDLPPEAEVPIINIETADSRFASAYLSFTSEILEANQITDYLVRVVQPRLSALEGVQRADILGGRTFAMRIWLKTDRLAAYGISPDEVRESLAANNYLSAVGRTKGALVQVNLTANTDLRSVEEFRNLVIRDAGDSLVRLRDVADIEMGAEDYDSEVRFNGERAVFMGVWPLPNANSLDVMSRVREEIAAIQNELPSGLEAKIAYDATKYIDDAIHEVIKTLSETLLIVAVVIFLFLGSLRSVLIPLVAIPVSLIGAVFLMQIFGFSLNLLTLLAIVLSVGLVVDDAIVVVENVERHIREGQTPLKAAVLGARELVGPIIAMTITLAAVYAPIAFQGGLTGSLFQEFALTLAGAVFISGVVALTLSPLMCAKLLKPGSEEAGLAGRINHGFDRLRRGYARLLDVTLNARPAVYVLWIGLSLLSVPLFMFSSAELAPAEDQGFALGIVTAPADATIDQTTFYTEEVNRRLMSIPEADRTFQLTFPDNGISGLVLKPWGERERSVFEIVPQVQQSVSEIPGIRTFFVTPAALPGGGDFPVEFIISATAEPAEILGFAQQIQEKAAASGLFAFPPEIDTKVDQPEVELELDRDKVASLGLDMQTIGADLSALIGGNYVNRFNFGGRSYKVIPQMKRADRLTADQLKNTYVKGPGDQLIPLDTFAKLNKRTTPRALNRFQQLNSVKLSGVAVRPLDEALAFLEKESNAILPAGYKLDYTGESRQLRTEGNKFLPALGLSIILIILVLAVQFNSFRDPFIIILGSVPLAMFGALIFTFLKFPNPNMAFWTDGWTTTLNIYAQVGLVTLVGLVSKNGILIVEFANELQRSGMDKISAVREAALTRLRPVLMTSVATVAGHFPLVLVTGAGAAARNSIGLIVVAGMALGTIFTLLVIPAIYVLIAKQHQGEEAGALGQSHTAHHPAPVPVK; from the coding sequence ATGAAGTCGATTACCGATATCTTCATACGGCGGCCGGTTCTGGCGCTCGTCGTCAACTTGATCATCCTGCTGGCCGGTTTCACGGCCATCAAAACGTTGAACGTCCGGCAGTATCCGAAAAGCGAAAACGCGACGGTCACGGTCACCACGGTCTATGTTGGCGCAAGCGCAGAACTGGTGCGCGGTTTCATCACGCAACCGCTGGAGCGCGCCATTGCCGCCGCGGACGGCATTGAATATCTGCAATCGAGCAGCGCTCTGGGATTGTCGACCATTACCGCGCGCCTGCGCCTCAACTACGATGCGAACAAGGCCCTCTCGGAGATCAATTCCAAGGTGAACCAGGTGCGTAACGACCTGCCGCCTGAGGCGGAAGTTCCCATCATCAACATCGAAACCGCCGATTCGCGATTTGCCTCCGCGTACTTGAGTTTCACATCGGAAATTCTCGAAGCAAACCAGATCACGGATTACCTCGTGCGGGTCGTGCAACCGCGTTTGTCCGCGCTGGAAGGTGTGCAGCGGGCTGACATTCTCGGCGGACGCACGTTCGCGATGCGGATCTGGCTTAAGACGGACAGGCTCGCGGCGTACGGGATCAGCCCGGATGAAGTGCGCGAGTCGCTCGCGGCCAATAACTATCTATCGGCCGTAGGCCGCACGAAAGGCGCCCTCGTTCAGGTGAATCTCACGGCGAATACCGATCTTCGCTCAGTGGAGGAGTTCCGGAATCTGGTCATTCGCGACGCGGGGGATTCCCTGGTCCGTTTGCGCGATGTCGCAGATATCGAAATGGGCGCCGAGGATTATGATTCCGAAGTGCGGTTCAATGGCGAGCGCGCTGTGTTCATGGGCGTCTGGCCGCTTCCCAATGCAAACTCCCTCGACGTCATGAGCCGGGTGCGGGAAGAGATTGCAGCGATTCAGAACGAGTTGCCCTCGGGTCTGGAGGCGAAGATCGCCTACGACGCGACCAAATACATCGATGACGCGATCCATGAAGTAATCAAGACTTTGTCTGAAACGCTGTTGATCGTGGCCGTCGTCATTTTCCTCTTCCTCGGCTCGCTGCGATCGGTGCTGATTCCGCTCGTTGCCATTCCCGTATCGCTGATTGGCGCGGTCTTCCTGATGCAGATTTTTGGTTTCTCGCTGAATCTCCTGACGCTGCTCGCCATCGTCTTGTCCGTCGGACTGGTCGTGGATGATGCGATTGTCGTGGTCGAGAACGTGGAGCGTCATATCCGAGAAGGACAAACGCCGTTGAAAGCGGCCGTACTCGGTGCTCGCGAGCTGGTCGGGCCAATCATCGCCATGACCATTACATTGGCCGCCGTGTATGCGCCGATTGCGTTTCAGGGAGGGCTCACGGGATCGCTGTTCCAGGAATTTGCGCTCACATTGGCTGGCGCGGTGTTCATTTCGGGAGTTGTTGCTCTCACGCTGTCGCCGCTCATGTGCGCCAAATTGCTGAAACCTGGCAGCGAGGAAGCCGGATTGGCGGGCCGCATCAATCATGGATTCGATCGTTTGCGCCGGGGATATGCCCGCCTCCTGGATGTGACGCTCAACGCCCGACCTGCGGTGTACGTGCTGTGGATCGGGCTGAGCTTGCTGTCGGTTCCCCTCTTCATGTTTTCGTCGGCGGAACTCGCGCCGGCAGAGGACCAGGGATTTGCTCTTGGGATTGTGACAGCTCCTGCCGATGCGACGATTGATCAAACGACGTTCTACACCGAGGAAGTGAATCGAAGGCTAATGAGCATTCCCGAGGCGGATCGAACGTTCCAACTGACGTTTCCGGACAACGGCATTTCCGGCCTGGTCCTGAAACCCTGGGGCGAACGTGAGCGCAGCGTGTTTGAGATCGTTCCGCAGGTGCAGCAGTCGGTCAGTGAAATTCCCGGCATTCGCACTTTCTTCGTCACGCCGGCTGCGTTGCCTGGTGGCGGCGATTTCCCTGTGGAATTTATAATTTCCGCCACGGCGGAACCCGCCGAAATTCTGGGCTTCGCGCAGCAGATTCAAGAGAAGGCTGCGGCGAGTGGTTTGTTTGCGTTCCCTCCGGAAATCGACACGAAGGTTGACCAACCCGAAGTTGAACTGGAACTCGATCGCGACAAGGTCGCTTCGCTGGGACTCGACATGCAGACGATTGGCGCGGACCTGTCAGCGTTAATCGGCGGCAACTACGTCAACCGCTTCAACTTCGGCGGCCGCAGCTACAAGGTCATTCCGCAAATGAAACGAGCCGACCGCCTTACTGCCGATCAATTGAAGAACACCTACGTCAAAGGCCCCGGCGACCAGTTAATTCCGCTGGACACATTCGCCAAGTTGAACAAGCGCACGACGCCGCGCGCGCTCAATCGCTTCCAGCAGTTGAATTCCGTCAAGCTCAGCGGCGTGGCTGTTCGCCCGCTCGACGAAGCACTTGCATTTCTCGAGAAGGAGTCCAATGCCATTCTGCCTGCGGGGTACAAGCTCGATTACACTGGCGAATCGCGGCAGCTCCGCACGGAAGGGAACAAATTCTTACCCGCGCTGGGACTCTCGATCATCCTGATCATCCTGGTCCTCGCTGTGCAGTTCAACAGCTTCCGCGATCCATTCATCATCATTCTGGGGTCGGTGCCGCTGGCGATGTTCGGCGCGCTGATTTTTACCTTCCTGAAATTCCCGAATCCAAACATGGCGTTCTGGACCGACGGATGGACGACAACTCTAAACATCTATGCGCAGGTTGGGCTGGTGACCCTGGTGGGACTGGTGTCAAAGAATGGCATTCTGATCGTGGAATTCGCGAATGAACTGCAACGCAGCGGCATGGACAAGATCTCGGCGGTGCGCGAGGCGGCGCTCACGCGATTGCGTCCCGTCCTGATGACGAGCGTTGCGACTGTGGCCGGGCATTTCCCGCTCGTGCTCGTCACGGGCGCGGGAGCAGCAGCGCGCAATTCGATAGGACTGATCGTTGTCGCGGGAATGGCGCTGGGCACCATCTTCACGCTGCTCGTGATTCCTGCCATCTACGTGCTCATCGCAAAACAGCATCAGGGCGAGGAAGCAGGCGCACTGGGCCAGAGTCACACCGCGCATCATCCCGCGCCAGTGCCGGTGAAATAA